From Fusarium musae strain F31 chromosome 8, whole genome shotgun sequence:
AGATGACAGCTTCTCCTTAGCTGCCATTTGAACTTTCTTCGCGTTGATGAGTCTCTGAGACGTTTCCCTTGCTGCTTTCGAGGCAGCCAAAACGCCCATGTTTCTCTGAAATGGGAGGTAATCCGTGATAATGGAGGGCAGCACCAGCTGAAGGACCGTCAAGAGCTTAGCGCCACGACTCTGCTTCACCATTGATCCATACATCTTCATGGTGTCCTCAATGCTTGGATCTGCAAGAGACTTGAACTCATGACCCATTCCTGCAGAACCGATGATATCCATAGAGGCTCTGCTCGCCCAGTCCACAATGTCGATTTCTGAAGTTGATTCCTCTTCGAGTTCCTTTTCAATCCCGCGAACTAGCTCTTGTGCTTTGCTCCAGAAGACGGGATATAGCTCCTTGATGTGACGGAAGCTGAATGCCGGCATCAAGTTCTTCCTTTGCATCTGAGCGTAtcagcttttttttttctctcgcGGGACGGGCTAACATACCTTGTGGACATCTCCTTCTGACAAGAGCAGCCCATAACCTAAGATCTTGCCGACCATTGCGCGGAGGAGATGAGGCTTGACGTAGTCATAGCTGTTCTGGCCAAGCACCTCTTTGAGACCTTCCGAGCTTGTGACGACTAGCCTTTCTTGGTTAAATAGATGTCTATCTAGTCAGTACGACTCTTGCATAAGTGAATATCACTCACTTGTATCTGATCAATCCATTGTTTTCAATTGTCCTTGACCAATGTCTGAACGGCAATCCAGCAGGCTGACTGACAGACTCTGCCCAATGTCCATTGATAAAGCTCGCGCCCTGTCATTGTCAGCCACATTCTCGGTTCCATCTTCCACTACAAACCTTTGGTTGCGGGAGGTGTCTCAAAGGACTAAAGAATCGAGGATATAAGAACACCAAGTAGAATGCCCAAACGCTCAAGAACGCCAGCAAATACTTCCCCATGTAAAACGGGGCATGACGAATAGAATAATCCTTATGGTGAAGTATTTGGGTGTAGATTGCAAAAGCGAGAGCACAAATGGCCCAGGGTCGGTAATAAGAGAGAGAAACAGCAATTCGTGGCATAGTGAGGATGgtgtggatgaggaggaaatcTCACGGAGTTGGGTATTTTATGTGCAGGCTTACCCACTCGAGCTTTGTGCAGGGGTAGGCGGGGCCTTGTTACGTGCACTGCCACTACGTGATTGACTTACAGGCGCCTTATAGCGTATCTTCAGTGGACGCTGCACTAAATTAGGCGGTATAAGATTCACGCGATGGTTGAGGTCCAATTGACATCTTAATATTCTAAACCACGTTCTATAGTTCATCATGCGAATTCTCTCTTCTTAAATCGCAGCTTAACGCCAACAGGCGGCATAACAGCCTCTGTAACCCACTGACTCTCCGGCCGAACTCCATTATGCTCAGGAAGCAGCTCAATATCAAAACGGCTCAAAACATGATACAaaatcatcttcatctcgaaaTCGACAAGAAATCGGCCCGGACAAGCATGTTTTCCATGTCCAAAAGGAAGATAGGTCGAGGAAGTCGATACAAACGACAGAGTTGGGTTAGCGTCTTTGCCATCAGGTTCAGTCCTCATATCGGAGAATCTAAAAGGATAGAACTTCTCCGGGTTCTCGTAGATATCAGGGTCTTGATGAACGGGATACGAGAGGATTGACATGGTTGAGCCATTGGGAAGAGTATGACCATCTGGAGTTTTGAGACCATCTGGCGCAACAACCTTGCGAATCATAGCTCTGTTTCCAAAGCCATGTGTTCGCATCGATTCTCTGAGAATGCTGTCTGTTTGAATCATCTTGGAGACCGATGCTTTGTCAAAGACACCACCACTCTCTGCTAGTACATCAGCCATCTCTTTTCGGATGATTGCAGTCGTGTTGAACTCGGCATCAGAAGCTGAGATGTTGATCAAAACATTGCTGATAGCAACAGCAGTCTGATGGAATGAGGCGAGGTTTGCAAGACAAAGCCGATCGGAAATCTGAGAGGGCGATACTTGGCTACCATGCTTGTCGATGGCATAAcgcatcatcatctgcagATTATCTGTTGGTTCATCAACTTTCTCATAGAGCCCAGGATTCAATAGTTTCTTGGTCCTCTCCTCGTAAAGAGGCTGAATATGCTTTTGAATCTTCCATCGTCTGTACCGTGTTGGCAATGTGACGAGGAAGCCAATCAACGGCTTGAGAAGCGATGGAGTGTAGATCAACAGTCCAGAATTCAAAATGAATAGGTCTGCAAACGCCAGCGAATCTTTCAGATATTCCTTATTGCGGCCTTGAAAATTAGCTTACATCGAACAAAAGGAACTAAGACTCACAAAGAGGCAGGCCAACAGTGAATCGACTCGAGACTTGAGCTACAATACACTTCATAGCCTCAtaaacatcaacctcatcatcagcccCAGGCTTGATATACTCAGGAACGGCATACtggagctcatcatcaacggcaGCAGCTAATATCTCAAGAAAACGacccatctccttcttgatggcgaTACTCTGCCACGGATCTTGGATATAACTTGCATGTCCAGAGTTCCAATCTCCTTTGTCGATCTCTCTGAATCCTTCGATTGGGCTGAGCACAGCGTCTGGCTGTGAAGCAGCCCATCGTGTATGATGGTGTGCTAGATGGATTTCCTCTTTGAAGCCCATACTGGGCAATACGCAGGTCTTGCCATGTTTGGTGAACTGATTTATTAGTTTCGCCCACTCACTCTGGAGGAGACATACTGTTTGATATGCTTCGAGAAAAAGCTGCCGACAGTCCGTGAGATACGCCCACTGTAATTTGAAAGGCAGATATGAATGACGCTCAAGTCTTGGAAGACTCGAGGGTAACTTTGGGGAACTTTTGTGTTGAACCAGATAAACAGCCGCCAAAAAGATGGCCACAAACAGGTAAGCCGCCATCACGATTGATGCTGAGAATGCCTTCACAATAATGTCAAAGCCAGAAAGAAAGCTCGCTACCCTAACGAGTACGTACCTCACCATCAGCCCTTGCCGAAACATCGCTAGTTTAAGGTACTTCAAATTTAGCCACCGTTAGCTTCACCCTGAAAACAAACGGCCACGCCACAACCGCATCCCCTGCTCCACCAAGCTCCATAGTAAGCTTCCCTCAGACTATGACATTCACGGCCCGGAAAACATCTATAGATACTTCTTCCAATCTCATGTTCTGCAAGGAACATTCACCCCGCCATCACAATGTCAGCATCTTCAGACGTAAAAATCATAGTCGTACGTTTCTTCTCGTCAAGTTCGTCAAATCACTAACGTCTCAGGCCGGTCTTCCGCGCACTTCTACGACAAGTCTCAAGAAAGGTCTTGAGATTCTAGGCGTAACGCCTTGTTTTCACCTTGGAGATCCTCCAGCGCCAATCTCCCGCGTCAAAGAAAGTGCAAGAGTACTCGCTATCCAAGACCGCAATGAGAGGCTCAAAGCGCTGAAGAAGTTGTATGGTGGCTTTGAAGCTGTCTTTGAACCACCTGCTAGCGCTCTGGTCGATGACATGCTAACAATCTACCCCAACGCAAAGGTACGAATCATCCACTCTCCATTGCAGCTTGCTCACATCTCTAGGTCATCCTCTCCGTCCGCAAAAACCCGCAGGTCTGGCTCGCGTCCTACTACGGCCTAGGCATTGATCTCCGCTCAAAGTGGTACCGCATCCTAGGGTACTGGATCCCTGGCGTGATTCACTCCAGCGACCTTATCGTAACCTGGTCAAAATACTACTCCGACAAATTCAACCTTGAGCAAGTCCCCTCGGAGGACCTGTACCATAAGCACAACCAGTGGGTTCACGATATCGTGCCTGCGGGTCAATTGCTCGAGTACCAGCCGAGTATGGGATGGGAACCCCTGGCGCGATTTCTAAACAAGCCTGTTCCGCAGGACGAGCCGTTTCCACGTGTCAACGAAGCTGCTTTTCTTAGAAATGTGAAGCGAGTTGCTATGGGTCTTGGATCGTTGGCTTGGctgtgtttgtttgttggtcTGTATTACGCTGGATCCATGGCGTGGTCAATGTTTGCGTCTGAAACATGAGTCGAGTTGGTTGAATagcaaaaaaaagaaactgcGCCACGTACATGCTTCTCATTGCCGGTCGTTGTCTGAGTGAAAATTCTATTGGTCGCTTACACGCACCCCTTGCTGGATACTCTCACGTCAGCCGCTAATAGCGATTTGCAGGGATTGTACACGGCATGTGGGCGATCCCTCGGATACTGAAGCCCTTTGTAAGTGAGTGTGAGATTTAAGCAAAACTCCATTTAAAATGAAACCGTATTTTGCAATACGGGATTCCGTGCGGTGAAGCATTTGTTTTCGGACCATCCACGACTGAGACTTCACAGGGTTGATTAACTTTTGCACGCGCGGCACGGAAGGGCAGTGTTACTCTACGGCCCGGTTTCGAAGCTTGTAAATATCTCCACGTTAATGAAAATTGATGCTGTAATTTTCTTGCCTCACTCACCAACATGGCCGCTCTCGCTGCACTCTGCCTTGCATTGGCTTCCCAGGGCCTTACAGCCTGGGCCCTCGGTTTCACTGCCCCCACAAACCTTGCCCGACCTGCTATTGCAGCGGTTGTTGCTCTGCTTACCTGGTTCTTCAATCAGGCCATTCTCGACGCATTGCCCAGTCGTTTACAGGTGGCGTTGCTATCTACAGGAATGTGGATCCAATGCTTGAAGACGTTTGACGATCTCTGCCTGAGCAGATTGTCTTTCGAGGGTATATCGCCATCTTTTACGAAGCGTGCGTCCTTTGGGGTCAGCAATCTTTGGAACATGCGTGGTGTTGGTACGAGGAAGCAGATATCCCAAATCCCTCCCTGGTCTAGCCAGACACACTCTCTCGTACCGTCTCGCAGCCATGAACTTAGACGACATGTGAGGAATTCTATCATCAGCTTTCTCATCCTCGATGTCTTTGCCGCCCAACCACCTCCAGATCCCAACATGATATCTCCCCAGAAGGAACACTTGCTGACACGCATCGGCCAAATCACTCCCGAAGAGGCAATGTTTCGCTTCTTTGCCACCTTTGGTTTCTGGCTCAACACCTTTTGCGTCATCCATCTTATCAACAgtgctttttctcttctataCCTCAGCCTAAACCTATACCCCGTCGAAATGCTACCCCCGATCTGGGGTAGTCTCTCCGAGGCTTACAGCGTTAGGCGTTTCTGGGGTAATTTCTGGCATCAGACGCTACGACGTCACCTCACCTCCCTTTCAGACTTCCTTGTCCATGGGATTCTTCGCATGCCAAAGGGTCTTGTTTCTCGTTACTGCAAGCTTATCGTGTGCTTCTTTATTTCTGGGGCTTTGCATTTCCCCGCTGATAGGGCGCTTGGGATATCGGTGAAGGAGACCAACGTTATCAACTATTTCGTTACAACTGCACTGGTGATTATTTGTGAGGATGGAGTTCAGCATGTTTTTCGTGGTATACAGGGaagctggccaagacggTTTGGGTACTTTTGGGTTATGCTTTACATGTACTTGATGACTCCATCATGGGCATATCCCGCTGCAAGGGTCGTAAAGCCTGGAGACCAATTGGTCTCCTTCTCTGTCATCAAGCAGTTCATACAATAGATTATACATCAAATTCATGTCGCGAGTGATTAAACTTGGCAAACGGGAATTGAGCGATTCATCATCGAAAGCGATTCTAGCAATTGACTCATGGTATCCTAAACACGCCGTAGTCTGACAAGTAAATCTCTATCAACCCTTGCAACCCCCCTCGCTTCGTTCCCAACTTCAGGCCCTCTTTCCGACGTCTTCCCATCACGATCTACAAACCTTAACGGCTCAATCTCAAAGTGTGCAAAGAACAAAACAACCGCTGACAGAATCTCCTGCTTAGCGTAGTTCCGCCCCGGACACATCGCTGCGCCGCCTCCGTAGGGGAAGTAATTGCCTGCTGAGATCCCAGAGTTGCctttcttgatgaagcgCTCTGGCCAGAATTCTTCTGGGggatgtgttgttgatgaccaTACTTCTGGGGCGTTGTGGGCTAGGTACGATGGTGCAAGGACGAGATTGCCTTCTTTGAGTGTGTAGCCGTCTAGTTCGATCGAGTTTCGTAGTTTGCGAACTACAAACACGGACGATCTTAGACGAAGACACTCAAAGTATACTGAGTTGAGTAGCGGTAGCTTCTTGAGTGCCACGATGTCGACTTGCTTGGTATCCTTATCAAAGACTGTAGCGACTTCTTCCTGTATTCTTTTGAAAATCTCTGGTCGGCGAAGAATCTCAATGATGATCCAAGACGTCATTGGAATAGCATTTGAGTTGATACTCCAAATGAGACCCATCTGAAAAGAAGCTCTaccatcaaggccaatgcCATATTTCTCCATGGCAACTTCTCTCTCCCGAACAAGCTTAGAACCAAAGTTTGGTTCCCAGTCAGGGTTTTGTTGGTGACAAGCTCTCCAATCAAGGTTTTTCCAACCTTGATCGAGATAGCCTTTTACGGTCTCCAAACACTTATCTCTGGCGTTGGACCCTTTTCGACATAGAAATTTGGGAATGCCGTAGAGTAAAGACATGAAATCTTCATCGTAATCCCAAAACACATCTGCGAAATTGGGATCAATGTCAAAAACCTTTCGACCAGCGAGAGCAATGGTAGAAGCTCGAAACATATGATGCTTCATAAACTCATCAATACCGATCTCAATAGGTCCCTGAGTACCAACAGTACTGAGCTCATCGATCATGGTATTAATGAAAAGCTCTGTAAGGGCAGATACCGCATTGGTGCCAATGAGGTGGGCCTCGTAGATCTCATGAAACTTTCTCCATATGCGATCTTCCTCACGAGTCTCGGTTAACGGTAATCGCGACGATCCTGATATATCCTTTGCTACTAATGCAGCATCTTTTGCAGGGAGACGTTTGACTTTCTGAGCTACTCTGAGTGCAAACTCTTCGAATGTGAGTTCTTTCGAACATCGAAAGACTTGTTGGACGTTTCTTGTGCCGTGGATGAGATAGGCGTGGACGTTGCCTAGACGCATGCGAATGGGTTCACCATTGTCGACTTTTTGTCTAGTAGATGTTAGTTGGGAAggacaacaagaacaaatgACCTACACAATGGAATTGAAGAATCCATGGGGATTTCTGATCAAACTCAATGCCGAACCAACCCCTGGTAACACATATGGAAGTGTCGATGGTTCTTTTCCCTTATACCGTCGATCACAAAATCTCTGTACCGAATACCGAATCGTAGTAATACAGTGCGTCGAGAGAAATAACAGCACCGCCACCAGGGCAATACTACTCGCTGAAGTGTTTAAGAAAGGGGCGTTCATCATATCAAAATCGAACATGTCCTTCAAAACTCTTGATGGCACTCTCAGAGAAGGCATTCTCGCAACGTGATAAAAGAAATTGTCATCCGCTGCCAAACACCGGCCCGGATATTGTCATGCAAGGAATTCTCCTGGACTCCATAAATAGAGCTACTGTCTAGGCTACCGACCAACAGGTTCGTAATTACTGGGATATGGGATTCATGACTGTCAGCTTGTTGGACGTTATCCACACGCCGACCATTACCTGAAGCAGGGTATCATTGTTGAAACGACTAGTGAGCCTTTCTGAGGACCTTTTTGCTTTGGTCAGTCTTTGGGATGCCTGTGATAGTGGTCTACGTTCTGAATGGACGGGCTATGTGGATGCAAGGAGGCAAGTCGGTTAGATAGAGATCTACGCGATCTTTGTTTATCTCATGCCCCACCATGTCTTCACTGATACTCATCTACAGGGCGTGTAGTTTTATGATTACCTAAAGACTCTCAAGTCACGTTGATAGAAACGGATGCGGCGGCATTTTGGCCGCAGAAATGCTGACAGCAGACTTCCTACAAGGGATGAAAGCGGTTTATAATCTCACCTAATTCCTCCGGGCTATGCTACAAACGTAGAATCCATAGACGAGTTTCTGACTTAGTGGGTCAATTTACTAACATTCTGAATCTGTTTGTGATAAAATCATGCTTTGCCTGACACGTAACAGTCAGATAGCGGGCCAAACACCAAGGATAATCGTGGCTTGCGGATCCCGTTTTAGACCCGGGACATTGTGGAGCCAAAAAGCCAGTGTACTCTGCCCAAATGAAAGGAATCATTCTGGAACGCGTAGCATTGATGTAACCTCCACCAGCCCTACATACGACCCAACAACAACCATCCATCTACGCTAAACTATACTCTGCGCACACACCgcagcttgatcttctcagggTGCTTTACCTTGAGCAGGAAATTGAAACTAGACTGCTTCGCCTCCTCCATCAGGGCCCTTGCCGCCGCCTGGTCACCTTCTGCAGGCTCCACGGTGTAGTCCTTGAGGAGACACGCCATGACGGCTACGAACTCTACCTGTGAGAATTTCTTGCCGGGGCATACTCGCGGGCCTGCTGCccaggggaggaaagagCCTGCTGGCATGGTGGCAAGCTTTTCGTCGGCGGTGATCCAACGGCTGGGGAGCCATTGGAGCGCGTTGTTGCCCCATGAGGCGGTGGATGTGTGTAGGCCTGCTAGGTTGACGCCAACAAAGGTGTTTTTGGGGATTGTGTATGATGTGCcgttgactttgagggtTTGGTCTACGAGTGTTGTTTTGGGGACTGCTCTTGCTGCACCGAATAATCGGAGTGTTTCGTGCTGGTGATGTCAGTAGTGATCAGTTGGCAGGCATTTGACGTACCATGATTGCGAGAACACGCTTCAGTTGAGGATAATATGTCTCATAGTCAAGGTCCTTCAAGCCGACTCCAGCTGTGACTTGGTCGACCTCTTCCGCTGCCCATTTCTGCCATTCGGGATTCGCTGCGAGGAGGATTGTCGCGTAAGCAAGAGTGTTGGACGTTGTTTCGTGACCAGCGAGGTTATAGCTGAACAAATTGCCATAGATCTCGGAGTCTGTCAAATGACGAGTCCCTTTACCTTCTTTGTTCTGGTTCTCAGATGCTCGTACCAGAATACTCATGAGGTTATCCTGTTCTTCTGCTCCAGTATCCATAGCCTCGCGCTCTTCAGCGACCATCTCAGCCATGTACTGTCGAAAGTTGACGACAGCATCTTGAACCTGTTTGAACTTGGAGGGCAGCATCCATGTAGGAAGGTTGAGTGTCGCTGTAAAGACAGCAGTGAAGAGATTGCCGAGAATGAGACTGAGAGAATCGCGATATGTGAGACTGTGATTCTCTAATGCACTCTCTAAACCGCTACCAAACGTGTAGCTTCTGCCAAACCCAGCGGCAGTAAGGACATGAAGAGCGAGAACCATGGTGTCGCTTTGAGGGTTAACCACGCCTTTTGGATTCGATGCCCACATCTTGAGCATTTCGGTGGCTTGCTTCTTTGACTCATCCCATACAAGCGCGCTGTTCCTCTCATTGAACGGCGGTGTTGTGATCCTTCGATGTCTCACCCAATCGTCACCTTCAGTCGTCACGACATTGCGGCCAAAGATCTCGAGTGGTTTGTAGAGCGCCACAGCTTTTACAAAGTCTCTGCGGCGGCGACAAAGATCATCAGAAGCCTTTGCATTGCCCGTAAACACGCGGATCTGCTTGGGACTGACAATGATGAAGGTGTCGCCAATTCGCTCTTGAAGATCATGGATCTGTTCATAATTCCAGTCTCGACTGTTGTATTCCACAAAGTTACCGAGACCAAAAGGTAAGATCTTTCTTAGAAGAGGCtccaagaagctgctgcaAAGCAAATACGGGACATTCTAAAGGCATTAGCTGCAGTGGATTTTTGAAGAAAGCTCAGCTTACGGATGGATCAATTGGCGTGATGAGAACTGGAAGCCCGATAGCTCTAGCTTTCTTGTAGTTGTAGAGTAGCTGCAGTGTACTCAGTCCGACATATGCCAGCAACAGGCCGCCGAAGGCGTAAACAGGTGATATCATGTTGTCTGAAAAGTCGTGATGATAATTAGATGAGGGTTGGAGTAACGACGAGAATGGAGTGTTAAATAAACCGTTTACAGTGGGCTACCGCTAATTCTAGTGCGTAAAAGCCACTGAGAGCACTGATGATCACTTGTTTCAGCACGAATGCACCTAAAAGTTGCGTTACGAGAAACCCGCGGACCACGGGCGAGCGACTGTGCTAGGCATGTTACAAATAGCTTCGAGGCGttttaagtagtaatatttatCTTTGAGGCACTTCCAGATACTTTGCGATTAGCAGTCATGAGCCACTGAAGCATGTCGCCATGCTGCTGCTTCATCTCGGGGGTGCTGTCCTTGCTATAAGGAAACGCTTTACGATATGGGAAGGGTTTTATGACCTCGTCTCATTTTTGTGAACAGTTTCTACTCCAATACTACCAACAGCTCATAACCTTTGCCATCGGCTTGAAAGCACTGAGCCTGATAAGTTCCGTCTCCGGGCGCTGCTGCAAAATGACAGGAAACCACCGAACCGGTCCAGCCcaagcaagaaaagaaataacccAAAAATAACCACCAATTCTCGCCAACAATCTCGTAAACTTGTACTTCCACAGAGGAAGAAACAAGTCACCAAACACATCCTCCAGCATCAGCCCGATCAATTGCGTACTAAAGAATTGAATCGCTCCGCTGTCCCTTGCAGACACCGCGCTGCCCATATCACTTGGAACATGAACCAAGCCAGATAATGCAAAAGCAAGAAGAATTTTCAAATATCGCGATGAAAGCGAATAAGACTTCATGCGAAAGATGTTCTTAACAATCCACGTCGCAGTGCCCCGAAGATTGTTCTGCAGCCCTTGGTGCCAAAACGTGCTGGAAAATTAGCGCTCGACCACTAAAACGCACTGTAAAAACTTACGACCAGAACTGTCGGAGACAGCAAGACTCTGTCAATTCACCGAAAATCGGTCTCCAATCTTTGACGGCTTTCGGATTCATTAACACAGATGCTGCGGAGGCGAGGGAGTAACCGCCTTGGATGAAGCAGAATATTGAC
This genomic window contains:
- a CDS encoding hypothetical protein (EggNog:ENOG41) — protein: MSASSDVKIIVAGLPRTSTTSLKKGLEILGVTPCFHLGDPPAPISRVKESARVLAIQDRNERLKALKKLYGGFEAVFEPPASALVDDMLTIYPNAKVILSVRKNPQVWLASYYGLGIDLRSKWYRILGYWIPGVIHSSDLIVTWSKYYSDKFNLEQVPSEDLYHKHNQWVHDIVPAGQLLEYQPSMGWEPLARFLNKPVPQDEPFPRVNEAAFLRNVKRVAMGLGSLAWLCLFVGLYYAGSMAWSMFASET
- a CDS encoding hypothetical protein (EggNog:ENOG41) — translated: MAALAALCLALASQGLTAWALGFTAPTNLARPAIAAVVALLTWFFNQAILDALPSRLQVALLSTGMWIQCLKTFDDLCLSRLSFEGISPSFTKRASFGVSNLWNMRGVGTRKQISQIPPWSSQTHSLVPSRSHELRRHVRNSIISFLILDVFAAQPPPDPNMISPQKEHLLTRIGQITPEEAMFRFFATFGFWLNTFCVIHLINSAFSLLYLSLNLYPVEMLPPIWGSLSEAYSVRRFWGNFWHQTLRRHLTSLSDFLVHGILRMPKGLVSRYCKLIGAWDIGEGDQRYQLFRYNCTGDYL
- a CDS encoding hypothetical protein (EggNog:ENOG41), translated to MRLGNVHAYLIHGTRNVQQVFRCSKELTFEEFALRVAQKVKRLPAKDAALVAKDISGSSRLPLTETREEDRIWRKFHEIYEAHLIGTNAVSALTELFINTMIDELSTVGTQGPIEIGIDEFMKHHMFRASTIALAGRKVFDIDPNFADVFWDYDEDFMSLLYGIPKFLCRKGSNARDKCLETVKGYLDQGWKNLDWRACHQQNPDWEPNFGSKLVREREVAMEKYGIGLDGRASFQMGLIWSINSNAIPMTSWIIIEILRRPEIFKRIQEEVATVFDKDTKQVDIVALKKLPLLNSVYFECLRLRSSVFVVRKLRNSIELDGYTLKEGNLVLAPSYLAHNAPEVWSSTTHPPEEFWPERFIKKGNSGISAGNYFPYGGGAAMCPGRNYAKQEILSAVVLFFAHFEIEPLRFVDRDGKTSERGPEVGNEARGVARVDRDLLVRLRRV
- a CDS encoding hypothetical protein (EggNog:ENOG41), whose product is MISPVYAFGGLLLAYVGLSTLQLLYNYKKARAIGLPVLITPIDPSNVPYLLCSSFLEPLLRKILPFGLGNFVEYNSRDWNYEQIHDLQERIGDTFIIVSPKQIRVFTGNAKASDDLCRRRRDFVKAVALYKPLEIFGRNVVTTEGDDWVRHRRITTPPFNERNSALVWDESKKQATEMLKMWASNPKGVVNPQSDTMVLALHVLTAAGFGRSYTFGSGLESALENHSLTYRDSLSLILGNLFTAVFTATLNLPTWMLPSKFKQVQDAVVNFRQYMAEMVAEEREAMDTGAEEQDNLMSILVRASENQNKEGKGTRHLTDSEIYGNLFSYNLAGHETTSNTLAYATILLAANPEWQKWAAEEVDQVTAGVGLKDLDYETYYPQLKRVLAIMHETLRLFGAARAVPKTTLVDQTLKVNGTSYTIPKNTFVGVNLAGLHTSTASWGNNALQWLPSRWITADEKLATMPAGSFLPWAAGPRVCPGKKFSQVEFVAVMACLLKDYTVEPAEGDQAAARALMEEAKQSSFNFLLKVKHPEKIKLRCVRRV